A region from the Vallitalea longa genome encodes:
- a CDS encoding ABC transporter ATP-binding protein: MKKNKKMLKRFVSYYKPHKKLFILDMICAFLIAVIDLSVPMLSKYALNDLLPNDEFRMFFIFIIALLGLYLLRAAFQYIVDFWGHILGVRMEYDMRRDLFRHLQSLSFRFYDKTRTGHIMSRMVNDLNEITELAHHGPEDLFLSLIMLIGAFFAMLIMQWRLALAVYIFIPFLVLFAIKQRTKMSRGFKNVKKKIANVNAQLESSISGIRVSKSFANEEHEMEKFDFGNNEFKSSKNVAYKNMAVFSVGMGFVTKLLNLVVIGFGGFLIYKKYMNIIDLLAFIMYVDAFLQPIRRLSNFVQQFESGMTGFERFTELMEIEPVIKDKPLAKDLDKVKGNIDFKNVTFCYDEHEKVLNNINLHIESGKTLALVGPSGGGKTTLCHLIPRFYEVNDGEITIDNKNIKNVKVKSLRNNIGLVSQDIFLFAGTIKDNIMYGDIGASEEQLIEAAKNAEIHDFIMSLPEGYETNVGERGIRLSGGQKQRISIARVFLKNPPILILDEATSALDNETEIKIQRALEKLSKGRTSLVIAHRLSTIKNADEIVVINEEGIKEKGTHDQLIEKNGIYEKLYKAQFKGYIPDEI, from the coding sequence TTGAAGAAAAACAAAAAAATGTTAAAGAGGTTTGTTAGCTACTATAAGCCACATAAAAAATTATTTATACTTGATATGATATGTGCTTTTTTAATTGCCGTAATTGACTTATCTGTTCCAATGCTATCAAAATATGCACTTAATGATCTTCTTCCAAATGATGAATTTCGTATGTTTTTTATTTTTATTATAGCTTTATTGGGTCTATATCTATTAAGAGCAGCTTTTCAATACATAGTTGACTTTTGGGGACATATTTTAGGTGTAAGGATGGAATATGATATGAGGAGAGATCTATTTAGACATCTTCAATCACTATCATTTAGATTTTATGATAAAACCAGGACAGGTCATATAATGTCAAGGATGGTTAATGACCTAAATGAAATTACAGAGTTGGCACATCATGGTCCAGAGGATTTATTTTTATCATTAATAATGTTGATTGGAGCTTTTTTTGCTATGTTGATCATGCAATGGAGATTAGCTCTTGCAGTATACATATTCATACCTTTCCTTGTTTTATTTGCTATCAAGCAAAGAACAAAAATGTCAAGAGGATTCAAAAATGTTAAGAAAAAAATAGCTAATGTCAATGCACAATTAGAAAGTAGTATTTCAGGAATAAGGGTATCAAAATCATTTGCTAATGAAGAACATGAGATGGAAAAATTCGATTTCGGTAATAATGAATTTAAATCTTCTAAGAATGTTGCTTATAAAAATATGGCAGTTTTTAGTGTAGGTATGGGGTTTGTCACGAAACTACTTAATTTGGTAGTAATTGGTTTTGGAGGTTTCCTTATATATAAGAAATACATGAATATAATAGACTTACTGGCTTTTATTATGTATGTTGATGCATTTTTACAGCCAATACGAAGACTATCTAATTTTGTTCAGCAATTTGAGTCTGGTATGACAGGATTTGAAAGATTTACTGAATTAATGGAAATTGAACCTGTAATAAAAGACAAGCCATTAGCTAAAGATTTAGATAAGGTAAAAGGAAACATAGATTTTAAGAATGTAACATTTTGTTATGATGAACATGAAAAAGTACTTAATAATATTAATTTACATATAGAATCTGGTAAAACTTTAGCCTTAGTAGGACCATCTGGAGGAGGAAAGACGACTTTATGTCATCTGATTCCACGTTTCTATGAGGTTAATGATGGTGAAATAACAATTGACAATAAAAATATAAAGAATGTTAAAGTTAAATCGTTAAGGAATAATATTGGATTAGTGTCACAAGATATATTTCTCTTTGCTGGAACCATTAAAGACAATATCATGTATGGTGATATAGGTGCATCAGAAGAACAACTTATAGAAGCAGCTAAAAATGCAGAAATCCATGATTTCATAATGTCACTTCCTGAGGGGTATGAAACTAATGTAGGTGAAAGAGGTATTAGGCTATCTGGAGGACAGAAACAAAGAATAAGTATAGCAAGAGTGTTCCTTAAAAATCCACCTATATTAATATTAGATGAAGCCACTTCAGCATTAGACAATGAAACAGAAATCAAGATTCAAAGAGCTCTTGAGAAATTATCCAAGGGTAGAACTTCACTTGTTATAGCTCATAGATTATCCACTATAAAAAATGCTGATGAAATAGTTGTAATCAATGAAGAAGGAATAAAAGAAAAAGGTACACATGATCAACTGATTGAAAAGAATGGTATATATGAAAAATTATATAAAGCTCAATTCAAAGGATATATACCAGATGAAATTTAG
- a CDS encoding MFS transporter, with translation MHISNDTIFKNKNFILLWLGQLVSILGSNFHSLAVMWYVLEITGSAAKAGITMVFTVVPQILLSPLTGPIADRFNRKVIIVVSDLINGILVGIIAILCYTNNLQLWTLYLISAFMSASSAFFSPALLASIPTIVKKENLVKANSLSQIVRYSSSILGPALGGILVVLIGIPGLFLLNSISFLLSSFSESFIKITYVAKSKIQKMTLLKDFQEGISYSVKNKDLLQIIIVGGIIINFLYAPLSLIIAVVAKDNLNSGSEGYGILLGALSVGGLLMSFIIPKISKKTGNFKLLFIGLTLEGLLLLPFAFINSLSTGIMSLLILGCSFGIVNVTLGTVIQTIVPNDVLGRVSSVMNILCTLTVPLGYYLGGIALENFKTSEICIVIGIITAISGFSTIRIIKHETLENINDDIKTENDDICETIS, from the coding sequence ATGCATATTAGCAATGATACCATTTTCAAAAATAAGAATTTCATATTATTATGGTTAGGTCAATTAGTTTCTATACTAGGTAGTAATTTTCATTCATTAGCAGTAATGTGGTATGTATTAGAGATTACTGGTTCAGCCGCAAAAGCTGGTATTACAATGGTATTCACCGTAGTACCTCAGATTTTGTTAAGTCCATTGACCGGACCAATTGCAGATAGATTCAATAGAAAAGTGATTATAGTTGTATCAGATTTGATAAATGGTATATTGGTAGGTATCATTGCGATACTATGCTATACTAATAATCTCCAATTGTGGACACTATATCTAATATCAGCTTTTATGTCAGCATCTAGTGCTTTCTTTTCACCTGCTTTACTAGCTTCTATCCCAACTATTGTGAAGAAAGAAAATCTGGTTAAGGCTAATTCTTTATCTCAGATAGTTAGATATAGTTCATCAATACTTGGTCCAGCTTTAGGGGGTATATTAGTTGTTCTAATAGGAATTCCTGGCTTATTTTTATTGAATAGTATCTCATTTTTGTTATCAAGCTTCTCTGAAAGCTTTATAAAGATAACTTATGTTGCTAAGAGTAAAATACAGAAAATGACACTACTAAAAGATTTCCAAGAAGGGATAAGTTATTCTGTTAAAAATAAAGACTTACTTCAAATTATTATAGTAGGTGGCATAATCATAAACTTTTTATATGCTCCATTATCATTAATAATTGCAGTAGTTGCTAAAGATAATCTTAATTCAGGAAGTGAAGGCTACGGTATTTTGTTAGGTGCTCTATCAGTAGGTGGCTTATTAATGTCTTTCATCATTCCAAAAATAAGTAAAAAAACAGGAAATTTCAAGCTTTTATTCATAGGACTAACATTAGAAGGACTATTATTGCTCCCCTTTGCTTTCATCAACAGTTTATCTACAGGAATAATGTCATTACTTATACTTGGATGTTCTTTTGGAATTGTCAATGTGACACTCGGAACAGTAATTCAGACTATAGTTCCCAATGATGTTCTTGGAAGAGTATCAAGTGTAATGAACATTTTATGTACTTTAACAGTTCCATTAGGTTATTATCTAGGAGGTATAGCACTAGAAAATTTCAAAACAAGTGAGATTTGTATCGTGATAGGAATAATTACTGCAATATCAGGATTTAGTACAATTCGTATTATAAAACATGAAACATTGGAAAATATAAATGATGATATAAAAACTGAAAATGATGATATATGCGAAACAATAAGTTAA
- a CDS encoding RNA polymerase sigma factor, producing MIYQVYEKYNKDFVRYAKSLVKTKQDAQDIVQDAYVKGIEHEEIFENMNDYQIKGWFFRVIKNIFIDRIRKDRKIFFSDDERILTSQINMETDIYFYDMINILPEYLKTLIKLKYVDGLNSKEIGKIQDVSPSTIRNRLSLAINKLRDGGLMNE from the coding sequence ATGATTTATCAAGTATATGAAAAGTATAACAAGGATTTCGTTAGATATGCTAAAAGTTTAGTAAAGACTAAACAAGATGCTCAAGATATAGTACAAGATGCATATGTTAAAGGGATTGAGCATGAAGAAATATTTGAAAACATGAATGATTATCAAATAAAAGGTTGGTTTTTTAGAGTCATTAAAAATATTTTTATTGATAGGATAAGAAAAGATAGAAAAATATTTTTTAGTGATGATGAAAGGATTTTAACCAGTCAGATAAATATGGAAACTGATATATACTTTTATGATATGATAAATATTTTACCTGAGTATTTAAAAACATTGATAAAACTAAAATATGTTGATGGACTAAATAGTAAGGAGATAGGCAAGATACAAGATGTATCCCCTTCTACAATACGTAACAGGTTAAGTTTAGCTATTAATAAATTAAGAGATGGAGGTCTTATGAATGAGTAA
- the lysA gene encoding diaminopimelate decarboxylase, giving the protein MLTTHNKVSNKNNFFGNTTPIDLIKEYGSPLYVYNENIMRERCRELKNLLTYPNFSVNFSVKANSNLSLLKIALEEGLNADAMSPGEIFVELKAGFSSEQILYISNNVSKEEMQYAIDRDILVSVDSLSQLESYGQINNGGKICIRFNPGVGAGHHEKVITGGKKTKFGVDPSLIPEIKDILSKYNLNLVGINQHIGSLFMEGDKYIEGVESLLTIAENFDDLEFVDMGGGFGIPYKKLEDEKRLDLESLGKKLDKVLFDWTARYGKQITFKIEPGRYIVAECGNLLGSVYSLKENYGMKYVGTDLGFNVLKRPVMYNSHHDIEIFRESNIPSNKTETVNIVGNICESGDIIAKDRTLPEIFEGDIINVLDAGAYGYCMASNYNNRLRPAEVLVTSEGNVKLIRRRDTYEDLIRNF; this is encoded by the coding sequence ATGCTAACAACACATAACAAAGTTTCAAACAAAAATAATTTTTTTGGTAATACTACCCCCATTGACTTAATAAAAGAATATGGAAGTCCTTTATACGTCTACAACGAAAATATAATGCGAGAAAGATGCAGAGAACTTAAGAATCTCTTAACTTATCCTAATTTCTCGGTTAATTTCTCCGTAAAAGCGAATAGCAATCTTTCTTTACTAAAGATTGCTCTTGAAGAAGGACTTAATGCAGATGCAATGTCTCCAGGTGAAATTTTTGTTGAATTAAAAGCTGGATTCTCATCTGAACAAATTTTATATATCAGCAATAATGTATCAAAAGAAGAAATGCAATATGCAATTGATAGAGACATTCTTGTAAGCGTAGATTCTCTTTCGCAACTAGAATCATACGGTCAAATTAATAATGGCGGTAAAATATGTATAAGATTCAACCCAGGTGTAGGTGCTGGACACCACGAAAAAGTCATTACAGGTGGTAAAAAAACTAAATTCGGAGTTGACCCTAGTTTAATACCTGAAATAAAAGATATCCTATCAAAATACAATCTTAATCTTGTAGGTATCAATCAACATATAGGCTCATTATTTATGGAAGGCGATAAATATATTGAAGGTGTTGAATCATTACTTACTATAGCTGAAAATTTTGATGATCTTGAATTTGTTGACATGGGTGGCGGATTCGGTATACCTTATAAAAAACTTGAAGACGAAAAAAGGCTAGATCTCGAAAGTCTAGGAAAAAAATTAGACAAAGTGTTATTTGATTGGACCGCTAGATATGGAAAGCAAATAACCTTCAAAATAGAACCTGGTCGTTATATTGTTGCTGAATGTGGTAATCTACTTGGCTCTGTTTATTCATTAAAAGAAAACTATGGTATGAAATATGTTGGAACGGATTTGGGATTCAATGTATTGAAAAGACCAGTTATGTATAACTCACATCATGACATAGAAATCTTCAGAGAATCAAACATACCTTCCAATAAAACAGAAACAGTCAATATTGTTGGTAATATCTGTGAAAGTGGAGATATCATTGCAAAAGATCGTACACTTCCTGAAATATTTGAAGGAGATATCATAAATGTATTAGATGCTGGAGCTTATGGATATTGTATGGCTTCCAATTACAATAACAGACTCCGTCCAGCAGAAGTTCTTGTTACTTCAGAAGGTAATGTAAAACTTATAAGACGTAGAGATACTTACGAAGATTTGATACGTAATTTTTAA
- a CDS encoding TrmB family transcriptional regulator, whose product MNLINALKSIGFTQQESIIYITLCKHGELSGYEAAKLSGISRSNAYAALSSLVDKGNAHIIEGTSAKYIAISKKELIMNASRDFNQNIKIIKDELEFNQVTNNPYITIVDSKNIINKIKNMILQCEFRLYFCADKKILDLFANEIEDAYNKNKKIVILSPEVPTFNHNKYYKSFNYESFKLIIDTEEVITGTLSQALYSRNRTLVRLIREAIMNEIKLIDINNEK is encoded by the coding sequence GTGAATCTAATTAATGCGTTAAAAAGCATTGGCTTTACTCAGCAAGAATCTATTATATACATTACTTTGTGTAAACATGGAGAATTATCTGGATATGAAGCGGCAAAACTTTCGGGTATATCTCGTTCTAATGCCTATGCAGCATTATCCAGTTTAGTAGATAAAGGTAATGCACATATTATTGAAGGTACATCAGCAAAATACATTGCTATATCTAAAAAAGAACTTATAATGAATGCTTCAAGAGATTTCAACCAAAACATTAAAATCATAAAGGATGAGTTAGAATTTAACCAAGTCACTAACAATCCATATATTACTATAGTAGATTCAAAAAATATCATCAATAAAATAAAAAATATGATACTTCAATGCGAATTCAGATTATATTTTTGTGCAGATAAAAAAATTCTTGATTTATTTGCCAATGAAATAGAAGATGCTTATAATAAAAATAAAAAAATAGTAATTTTATCACCAGAAGTCCCTACATTCAATCATAATAAATATTATAAATCCTTTAATTATGAATCATTCAAACTTATTATAGATACTGAAGAAGTCATTACAGGCACTTTGAGCCAAGCATTATATTCTCGTAATAGAACTTTGGTCAGATTAATAAGAGAAGCTATTATGAATGAGATTAAATTAATAGATATAAACAATGAAAAATAG
- a CDS encoding carbohydrate-binding protein, which produces MKNNHFRNLITLTICFILTFNVNSFSILAQTQTPNVELYSAKIAQKGFNSDYTSKGYIYVKDLGNDKDITVHYTIDGDTWVDQKASYLKNLSAEDEIWSFNIDIPKNQSNNCTFAIKYEVDGNTYWDNNNTKNYYLEYSYSNNNAPYALSKSTVMLDTAKHKYYYGLQGYMFLKDLAYAKDVKVHYTKDNWKTYKSIDATYIKDLDNIELWTFFISCYDYIEGEYAISYTVNGKTYWDNNFGNNYSLTKNYE; this is translated from the coding sequence ATGAAAAACAATCATTTTAGAAATTTAATAACCTTAACTATTTGTTTTATATTAACATTTAATGTTAATAGTTTTAGTATTCTAGCACAGACACAGACGCCTAATGTAGAACTATACTCTGCGAAAATAGCACAAAAGGGATTTAATAGTGATTATACTTCAAAGGGATATATTTATGTAAAAGACTTAGGCAATGATAAAGACATTACCGTACATTATACAATTGATGGTGATACTTGGGTTGACCAAAAAGCTTCATATCTGAAAAATCTATCAGCTGAAGATGAAATATGGTCTTTCAATATAGATATACCAAAGAATCAATCAAATAATTGTACATTCGCTATAAAATATGAAGTTGATGGTAATACATATTGGGACAACAACAATACGAAAAATTATTATCTTGAATATAGTTACTCCAATAATAATGCCCCTTATGCATTATCAAAAAGCACTGTAATGTTAGATACCGCTAAACACAAATATTATTATGGATTACAAGGTTATATGTTCTTGAAAGATTTAGCTTACGCTAAAGACGTAAAAGTACATTATACCAAAGATAATTGGAAAACTTACAAATCGATTGATGCTACTTACATAAAAGATCTAGACAATATAGAATTATGGACATTCTTCATATCGTGTTATGACTACATTGAAGGAGAATACGCTATCAGCTATACTGTAAATGGTAAAACTTATTGGGATAATAATTTTGGTAATAATTATAGTCTCACTAAAAACTATGAATAG
- a CDS encoding carbohydrate-binding protein codes for MEKKFFRNLVTFIICFVFVLNISCFSISAKTTSVKSTNVQLYSAKILPTYGHIGNMVGYYATGKIYIKNLGTNKNVTVHYTYNGINWLDQPATYQKTLEDGSELWTFKTPEQPYVPIHQVKYNCKFAIKYDVNGNTYWDNNNGDNYFLQETTMIYNAPFVLSKSVVMLDKDIPTKHSLWGYIFLKDLAYDKKVIVRYTTDDWKTYHDLNAHYHWKYDNDIEIWSFDTYHDKSPFPENSSGEYAIGYTANGVTYWDNNFGDNYSFSPMPN; via the coding sequence ATGGAAAAAAAGTTTTTTAGAAATTTAGTAACTTTTATTATTTGTTTTGTTTTTGTACTTAACATTAGTTGTTTCAGTATTTCAGCTAAAACAACATCAGTTAAATCAACCAATGTACAATTGTATTCTGCAAAAATATTACCAACTTACGGTCATATTGGTAATATGGTAGGTTATTATGCAACAGGCAAGATCTATATTAAGAATTTAGGTACTAACAAAAATGTGACAGTACACTATACTTATAACGGAATCAATTGGTTGGATCAACCTGCTACTTATCAAAAAACGTTAGAAGATGGATCTGAATTATGGACTTTCAAAACACCTGAACAACCTTATGTACCAATACATCAAGTTAAATATAATTGTAAATTCGCTATAAAATATGATGTTAACGGTAATACATATTGGGACAATAATAATGGAGATAATTATTTTCTCCAAGAAACTACTATGATTTACAATGCTCCTTTTGTCTTATCAAAAAGTGTTGTTATGTTAGACAAAGATATACCAACTAAACACTCTTTATGGGGCTACATTTTCTTAAAAGATTTAGCTTATGATAAAAAAGTTATAGTACGTTATACTACTGATGATTGGAAGACTTATCATGATCTTAACGCCCATTATCACTGGAAATACGATAATGATATAGAAATATGGTCATTTGATACTTACCATGATAAAAGTCCTTTCCCTGAGAATTCTAGTGGTGAGTACGCTATAGGATATACAGCCAATGGTGTAACCTACTGGGATAATAACTTCGGTGACAATTACAGTTTCTCACCAATGCCAAACTAA
- a CDS encoding carbohydrate-binding protein: MKNKHFKNLVTFIICFIFMLNITDFSISAQTPNVQLYSTIIGTGQHYDHGRAVYTYYTTGYIYVNNLNSNKKVSVHYTYDGINWLDQPATYLKTLKNGSEVWSYRTPDHPYAAMSRDCTYNCRFAIKYEVNGNTYWDNNNGQDYFIQYSNNRYNAPYILSKSVVTLHYPLGTYSGRNYLYLKDLGPDKSVKVRYTADNWLTYKEINASHFISYDNNVEEWYFDLDKKYEFAIGYTVNGITYWDNNFESNYKK, encoded by the coding sequence ATGAAAAATAAGCATTTCAAAAATTTAGTAACTTTTATTATTTGTTTTATTTTTATGCTTAACATTACTGATTTTAGTATTTCAGCTCAAACACCTAATGTTCAATTATATTCTACCATAATAGGAACAGGGCAACATTATGATCATGGTCGTGCTGTTTACACATATTATACAACTGGGTATATATATGTTAATAATTTAAACAGCAACAAAAAAGTGTCAGTACACTATACTTATGATGGTATTAACTGGTTAGATCAACCTGCTACTTATTTAAAAACTTTAAAAAATGGGTCAGAAGTTTGGAGTTATAGAACACCCGATCACCCTTACGCGGCAATGTCGAGAGATTGTACTTATAATTGTAGATTTGCTATTAAGTATGAGGTTAATGGTAACACATATTGGGATAATAATAATGGACAAGATTATTTTATTCAATATAGCAATAATCGTTACAATGCTCCTTACATATTATCTAAAAGCGTTGTTACGTTACACTATCCTTTAGGTACTTACAGCGGCCGTAATTATCTTTACTTAAAAGATTTAGGTCCCGATAAGTCAGTTAAGGTACGTTATACAGCTGACAATTGGTTGACCTATAAAGAAATCAATGCCTCTCATTTTATAAGCTATGATAATAATGTTGAAGAATGGTATTTTGATTTAGATAAAAAATATGAGTTTGCTATTGGTTACACAGTTAACGGTATTACTTATTGGGACAACAATTTCGAATCGAATTATAAGAAATAA
- a CDS encoding replication-associated recombination protein A produces MDLFDMMREKTLETESPLAARLRPTSIEEVVGQEHIIGKGKLLYRAIKADKLGSLIFYGPPGTGKTTLAKVIANTTKAEFVQLNATISGKKDIEKVVNEAKNRIGMTLGKTILFIDEIHRFNKAQQDALLPYVEDGTITLIGATTENPYFEVNSALVSRSRVFELKPLDKEDISKLIMRAITDKEKGLGNFNAVIEEDALEFLSDRANGDARAALNAVELGILTTEPDEKGIIDITIEVAAECIQKRVINYDKNGDNHYDTISAFIKSMRGSDPDAAVYYLARMIYAGEDPKFIARRIVICASEDVGNADPQALQVAVAAAEAVNFIGMPEGRIILSQAATYVACAPKSNAAYLAIDKALADVKRIQIDAIPPHLQDSHYSGAKKLGHGIDYKYAHDYDNHYVDQQYLPDELMDKKYYEPTMQGYEKNIIEHFKKIKTR; encoded by the coding sequence ATGGATTTATTTGATATGATGAGAGAAAAAACATTAGAGACAGAATCCCCTTTAGCAGCTAGGTTACGTCCAACATCAATAGAAGAAGTTGTTGGTCAGGAACATATAATTGGTAAAGGTAAATTATTATATAGAGCTATAAAAGCAGACAAACTAGGTTCACTAATATTTTACGGACCACCTGGAACAGGTAAAACTACATTAGCAAAAGTAATAGCAAATACCACAAAAGCTGAATTCGTACAATTAAATGCTACAATATCCGGTAAGAAGGATATTGAAAAAGTAGTTAATGAAGCGAAAAATAGGATTGGAATGACTTTAGGCAAGACGATATTATTTATTGATGAAATCCATAGATTCAATAAAGCTCAGCAAGATGCACTTCTTCCATATGTTGAAGATGGCACTATTACACTTATAGGTGCAACTACAGAAAATCCGTATTTTGAGGTGAATAGTGCTCTGGTATCAAGATCTAGAGTATTTGAATTGAAACCTCTTGATAAAGAAGATATAAGTAAACTAATTATGAGAGCCATAACAGATAAAGAGAAAGGACTAGGAAACTTTAATGCTGTGATAGAAGAAGATGCTTTGGAATTCTTGTCTGACAGAGCCAATGGAGATGCTAGAGCAGCTCTTAATGCAGTAGAATTAGGAATATTGACTACTGAACCAGATGAGAAAGGTATAATTGATATTACTATAGAAGTTGCTGCTGAATGTATTCAGAAAAGGGTTATCAATTATGATAAAAATGGTGATAATCACTATGATACTATATCAGCATTCATCAAGAGTATGAGAGGTTCGGATCCAGATGCTGCTGTATATTATTTGGCTAGAATGATTTATGCAGGAGAAGATCCCAAATTTATAGCTAGAAGAATAGTGATATGTGCTTCTGAAGATGTAGGAAATGCTGATCCACAGGCTTTACAGGTTGCTGTAGCTGCGGCTGAAGCTGTTAACTTTATTGGGATGCCTGAAGGAAGAATAATACTATCACAAGCAGCTACTTATGTAGCTTGTGCTCCCAAAAGTAATGCTGCATATCTCGCCATAGATAAAGCACTAGCAGATGTCAAGAGAATACAAATTGATGCGATTCCACCTCATCTGCAAGATAGTCATTATAGTGGTGCCAAAAAATTAGGACATGGAATTGATTATAAATATGCTCATGATTATGATAATCATTATGTTGACCAACAGTATTTGCCAGATGAATTAATGGACAAAAAATATTATGAACCTACTATGCAGGGTTATGAAAAAAATATAATCGAACATTTTAAGAAAATTAAAACCAGATAA
- a CDS encoding ABC transporter substrate-binding protein, translating to MKKLSKILLSLMLIMTLVFSLGACNNKTDTSIDKQENEAITYPMDVEDKYGNNITIEKEPETVISLSPEFTETIFALEAGDKLVGRTDYCDYPSEVEDIESLGELTQPDIERIVEIGPDIVLVSAHVSDETITQLQQQGITVLALALTGGFDDTYKYIATLGKVLNVKDKSDKIIDDMKDKVSELTKAVEGKEKPTAYFVVGYGEHNSTATGETFLGKLIESAGAENIAKDATGWSYSIEQLVDQDPEIVICSNKFDSKSKIEQLEGYKDLTAVKEGRLYETDENVFFRQGPRLVVGLEELVKIFHPEVLE from the coding sequence ATGAAAAAATTATCAAAAATATTATTATCCTTAATGTTAATTATGACATTGGTATTTAGTTTAGGTGCTTGTAATAATAAAACGGATACTTCAATTGACAAACAAGAGAATGAAGCGATTACATATCCTATGGACGTAGAAGATAAGTATGGTAATAATATAACAATCGAAAAAGAACCAGAAACTGTAATTTCACTATCACCAGAATTCACAGAAACAATATTTGCCCTAGAAGCAGGAGATAAACTTGTTGGTAGAACAGATTATTGTGATTACCCTAGTGAAGTGGAAGATATAGAATCTTTAGGTGAATTAACACAACCCGATATTGAAAGAATAGTAGAAATTGGTCCAGATATTGTTCTTGTATCAGCTCATGTATCTGACGAAACTATTACTCAGTTACAACAGCAGGGAATTACTGTTTTGGCTTTAGCACTAACGGGAGGATTTGACGACACATATAAATATATAGCTACACTTGGCAAAGTACTTAATGTAAAAGATAAATCAGATAAAATAATTGATGATATGAAAGACAAAGTTTCTGAACTAACAAAAGCTGTAGAAGGAAAAGAAAAACCAACAGCATATTTTGTTGTAGGCTATGGTGAGCATAACTCTACAGCAACTGGAGAGACTTTTCTAGGAAAACTAATAGAAAGCGCTGGAGCAGAAAATATTGCTAAGGATGCTACTGGTTGGTCTTATAGTATAGAACAGCTTGTCGACCAAGATCCAGAAATAGTAATATGTTCTAATAAATTTGATTCCAAGAGTAAAATTGAACAATTAGAAGGATACAAAGATCTAACAGCAGTAAAAGAAGGTAGATTATATGAAACAGATGAAAATGTTTTTTTCAGACAAGGTCCAAGACTTGTTGTTGGATTAGAAGAATTAGTTAAAATTTTCCATCCGGAAGTACTAGAATAG